A DNA window from Aureibaculum sp. 2308TA14-22 contains the following coding sequences:
- a CDS encoding DUF4249 domain-containing protein codes for MKKIKIHIIVLLLTLGFLTNSCIESFDVQTLGFEDALVVEALITNEFKTHQIKLSNSFKFEEFTPPPETNAVIYIADDIGGRIDFTETFEAGVYSSDIPFAAEAGKEYQLFITTSDNKSYESKAVTLTNITQIDKVYAERDTNNLNEDGVSIFVDSYDATGNSRYYRYEYEETYKIVAPRWSPVDLVIVTGPPYEYPVSFDYVSKTTEQKTCYNTKFSNGIVITETTDLAEDKVEKFNVRFLKSINPVISHRYSILVKQYVQSIDAYTYYQTLKKLSSSQNGITQNQPGFIEGNIRSSTGSDEKVIGIFEVSSVSEKRMFFNYKDLFEGEALPPYFTLCEITTPSIEPDENVGPQLPGLLYGGEVKYYDLNGSYPEQDDVSIGPFNMVPTSCGDCTRLGTNVKPDFWYE; via the coding sequence ATGAAAAAGATAAAAATACATATCATAGTATTACTTTTAACTCTAGGGTTTTTAACTAATTCGTGTATAGAATCATTTGATGTACAAACACTAGGGTTTGAAGATGCACTTGTTGTTGAAGCTTTGATTACCAATGAATTTAAAACGCATCAAATTAAACTTTCCAATTCTTTTAAATTTGAAGAGTTTACACCACCCCCAGAAACCAATGCAGTTATATACATAGCTGATGACATAGGTGGTAGAATAGATTTTACAGAAACTTTTGAGGCAGGTGTATATAGTTCTGATATTCCTTTTGCGGCTGAAGCTGGAAAAGAATATCAATTGTTCATAACAACATCTGATAATAAATCATATGAGTCAAAAGCGGTAACGTTAACCAATATAACGCAAATTGACAAAGTATATGCCGAACGAGATACAAATAATTTAAACGAAGATGGTGTGTCAATTTTTGTAGATAGCTATGATGCCACTGGTAATTCTAGGTACTATAGGTATGAATACGAAGAAACTTATAAAATTGTGGCACCCAGATGGTCACCTGTCGATTTAGTTATTGTAACTGGACCTCCATACGAATATCCGGTTTCATTTGATTATGTTAGTAAAACTACTGAGCAAAAAACATGTTATAATACAAAATTTTCAAATGGAATTGTAATTACTGAAACTACTGATTTGGCTGAGGACAAAGTAGAAAAGTTTAATGTACGATTTCTTAAAAGTATCAATCCAGTTATTTCACATCGTTACAGTATATTGGTAAAACAATATGTACAATCAATCGATGCTTACACTTATTATCAAACGCTTAAAAAACTGTCTTCTTCTCAAAATGGTATAACTCAAAACCAACCAGGGTTTATAGAAGGTAATATACGTTCTTCAACTGGGTCTGATGAAAAAGTTATAGGAATTTTTGAAGTTTCTTCCGTTTCTGAAAAAAGAATGTTTTTTAATTATAAAGACTTATTTGAGGGAGAAGCATTGCCCCCTTATTTCACATTGTGCGAAATAACCACGCCTTCAATTGAACCTGATGAGAATGTAGGACCTCAATTACCTGGGCTTCTTTATGGTGGAGAAGTAAAATATTATGATTTGAATGGTAGTTATCCTGAACAAGATGATGTGTCTATTGGTCCATTTAATATGGTACCCACCTCCTGTGGAGATTGTACAAGACTAGGAACAAATGTTAAACCAGATTTTTGGTATGAATAA
- a CDS encoding TonB-dependent receptor has translation MKKIVSIVLILSLHFVSAQNATEKITIDYGNTSIKDVLKRIEEKTNYKFYYIDNWFNDNYRISGQYNETKLSTILDDIFEQTLINYYITKDNRIILTQNNVIYDKLPSVFFEKDKNEVLEEIENKKPVFITQNKAQARRQIKTIRIGKENKNSGLKKFTLRGKVVHAESKQPIPNLVLSVPSKKINSLTDIDGNYTIELPMGVNNLVLKSLGMLDINAKVIIYNNGVYNFSMADNPEMLNEIIIDVNRDKNIKESITGITKIQIENVKTVPLVLGERDVLKIATTLPGISTAGEAAAGYNVRGGRTDQNLILLDDGVIYNPTHFFGIFSALNPYTTGDLEIYKGNIPAKFGGRLSSVFDISTKKGSTEKFKGEGSIGPVTGNLTFEIPIVKDKSSLIVGARATYSDWLLKATNEKKLENSKASFYDAILKYTHQFNENNDFSATAYYSDDKFSIASDSLYGYNNTLVSMRWNHRFNDKNKASLILAHSNYDFDINYDNNNGNSNFNFAYNVKETELKLLLSYKPNNKHTLDYGISGKLYNNSPGKKTPRGNSSIVETTSVDKERALESALFISDNFEISENLSLNAGLRYSYYAFLGEANQTVYADNLPINEETAINTLSFGKNEVVKNYGGPEIRLSARYSLNPSFSVKASYNNNYQFIHTLSNNTTASPTDTWKLSDYNIKPQKAQQFALGLYKNIDGNTYELSLESYYKKLKNTLDYKVGAELLLNNSIETEILQGDGKAYGLEFLVKKNKGKLNGWIGYTYSKSQVKLDSEFSENRVNNGMYFDSNYDKPHDFSLVANYKLTKRFSFSANFVYQTGRPVTYPIGKYEYEGEQYVFYSERNKFRVPDYYRLDLGINIEGNHKIKKLAHSFWNISVYNVLGRNNPFSVFFVTDNGNVKGYKSSIFSVPVPTITYNFKF, from the coding sequence ATGAAAAAAATTGTATCTATTGTTTTAATTTTAAGTCTACACTTTGTTTCTGCACAAAATGCTACTGAAAAAATTACTATTGACTACGGTAATACCAGCATTAAAGATGTGTTAAAGAGAATTGAAGAAAAAACCAATTACAAATTTTATTATATTGACAATTGGTTTAATGATAACTATAGAATTTCTGGACAATACAACGAAACTAAACTCTCTACCATTTTAGATGATATTTTTGAACAAACATTAATAAACTATTATATAACAAAAGATAATAGAATAATTCTTACTCAAAACAATGTTATATATGACAAGCTTCCAAGTGTCTTTTTTGAAAAAGACAAAAATGAAGTTTTAGAGGAAATCGAAAATAAAAAACCGGTTTTTATTACTCAAAATAAAGCTCAAGCTAGAAGGCAAATAAAAACGATTAGAATTGGTAAAGAAAATAAGAATTCAGGTCTGAAAAAATTTACGCTCAGGGGTAAAGTTGTACATGCAGAGTCTAAACAACCTATACCAAACTTGGTCTTAAGCGTGCCAAGTAAAAAAATAAATTCGTTAACGGATATCGATGGAAACTATACTATAGAACTGCCAATGGGTGTCAATAATTTAGTATTAAAATCATTAGGAATGCTTGATATTAATGCTAAGGTAATTATATACAATAATGGAGTTTACAACTTTAGTATGGCTGACAATCCTGAAATGTTGAATGAAATAATTATTGACGTAAATAGAGATAAAAATATAAAGGAATCGATTACAGGTATTACAAAGATTCAAATTGAGAATGTAAAAACCGTTCCCTTGGTTCTTGGTGAGAGAGATGTTTTGAAAATAGCAACAACACTACCTGGAATTTCAACTGCTGGTGAAGCTGCAGCTGGTTATAATGTAAGAGGTGGTAGAACCGATCAAAATCTAATTCTTTTAGATGATGGTGTAATTTATAACCCTACTCATTTTTTTGGTATTTTTTCTGCTCTAAACCCTTATACAACGGGTGATTTAGAAATATATAAAGGAAATATTCCCGCTAAATTTGGGGGCAGATTATCTTCAGTTTTTGACATATCAACAAAAAAAGGGAGTACTGAAAAATTTAAGGGCGAAGGTTCAATTGGGCCCGTTACTGGTAATTTAACCTTTGAAATTCCAATTGTAAAAGATAAATCATCACTAATTGTAGGTGCAAGAGCCACTTATTCTGATTGGCTATTAAAAGCAACCAATGAAAAAAAACTGGAAAACAGCAAAGCTTCATTTTATGATGCAATTCTAAAATACACACATCAGTTCAATGAGAATAATGATTTTTCTGCAACTGCATATTACAGTGACGATAAATTCAGTATTGCATCAGACTCTCTTTACGGCTATAACAATACTTTAGTATCTATGCGGTGGAATCATAGATTTAATGATAAAAATAAAGCAAGTCTTATTTTGGCACATAGTAATTATGATTTTGATATTAATTATGACAATAATAACGGTAATAGCAATTTTAATTTTGCTTATAATGTCAAAGAAACTGAGCTAAAGCTATTACTATCATATAAACCAAATAATAAGCACACCTTAGACTATGGAATCTCTGGTAAACTTTACAACAACAGTCCTGGTAAAAAAACACCAAGAGGAAATAGCTCTATTGTTGAGACTACTTCCGTAGACAAAGAGCGTGCCCTTGAGTCGGCATTATTCATTTCCGATAATTTTGAAATTAGTGAAAATTTATCTCTAAACGCTGGTTTAAGATATTCTTATTATGCTTTTTTGGGAGAAGCAAATCAAACAGTTTATGCTGATAATTTACCAATAAACGAAGAAACAGCAATTAACACCTTAAGCTTTGGTAAAAATGAAGTAGTAAAAAATTATGGAGGTCCTGAAATCAGACTTTCGGCAAGATATTCTTTAAATCCTAGTTTTTCAGTAAAGGCGAGTTATAATAATAATTATCAATTTATCCACACATTGTCTAACAATACAACTGCCTCTCCAACTGATACTTGGAAACTTTCTGACTATAACATTAAGCCTCAAAAAGCTCAACAATTTGCCTTAGGACTATATAAAAACATTGACGGAAACACTTATGAATTAAGTTTGGAATCTTATTATAAAAAACTAAAAAACACATTAGATTATAAGGTTGGAGCAGAATTGCTATTAAACAATTCCATAGAAACGGAAATATTGCAAGGGGATGGAAAAGCTTATGGTTTAGAGTTTTTAGTCAAAAAAAACAAAGGAAAATTAAATGGATGGATTGGTTATACGTATTCAAAATCACAAGTAAAATTAGATAGCGAGTTTAGTGAAAATCGTGTAAACAATGGTATGTATTTTGACTCAAACTATGATAAACCACATGATTTTAGCCTTGTCGCAAATTATAAACTAACAAAGCGTTTTAGTTTTTCTGCAAATTTTGTTTATCAAACCGGAAGACCTGTTACCTACCCAATAGGTAAATACGAGTATGAAGGTGAACAATATGTGTTTTACAGTGAAAGAAACAAATTTAGAGTGCCAGATTACTACCGATTAGATTTAGGTATTAACATAGAAGGTAATCATAAAATAAAAAAACTGGCACACAGCTTTTGGAACATTTCCGTTTATAATGTCTTGGGTAGAAACAATCCTTTTTCTGTGTTTTTTGTTACGGATAATGGAAATGTCAAAGGGTATAAAAGTTCAATTTTTTCTGTTCCAGTTCCTACAATTACTTATAATTTTAAATTTTAA